The Vibrio quintilis DNA window CATTATTAAAGGGACAGAAACCTCCAAAGTGAAAGTCAGAGATTGAGGTGGGTTATGAGATACATATGGATAGTTATCATACTGATGTGGAGCCCCGGGCTATGGGCGGAAATGTCAATGGTCAGTGGCAAAGTACTGTCGATTCCTCACCATAAATCTGCTTATGTCAGTCTTGCCGGTAAAGCTTCCAGGGTTTCTTTAGGTGACCCTGAAGTACTGGATATTGTGATGCTGAAGTCAAATGAGTTATTCCTGATTGGTAAGAAACTTGGTACAACCAATCTGATGGTATGGGATCGCCGGGGGCGTTTGATTGACTCAATTGATATTGAAGTGATTCATGATTTAAACAGCCTCAAGTCTAAGCTTTATGAATTTTTACCTGATGAAGAGATCAAAGTACACAGCGCCAAGGATCGTTTGATTCTGAGCGGCCAGATCAGTTCTCAGGCCCGGATGATGCAGGCCTTACGGATTGCTGAAACTTATGCTGCTGCGCAGAGTGTTGAGCAATCTGCCGCGGGTGGCGTGAAGGCACTGAAAGCTTCCAGTGAGAAGAAGGATGATAACCCGGTTGTGAATCTGATGACGATTGGCGGAGCGCAGCAGGTGATGCTGGAAGTTTCCGTGGCCGAAGTTCAGCGTAGTCTGGTGCGTCGTTTTGATTCCAATTTCCACTTTTTCGAAACTAACGGTAAATTTGCCTGGGGTGGCACTGCTGCCGGCGGCATCATTGATGATATTACCGGAGGAATCGGTCCCATCTTTAATTCTCCGTCTATCGATGAAACCGGGCTGCTTTCCACATTCATTGATGGAGACACATTGTTTACGCTGGCTTTGGATATTGCCAAAGAAAATGGTGTGGCAAAAGTACTCGCGGAACCAAATCTGACCGCATTAAGTGGTTCTAAGGCGCGGTTTCTGGCTGGTGGCGAATTCCCAATCCCGGTTCCGGATGATGATGGCATTACGATTGAGTATAAAGAATATGGTGTGATACTCAGTTTTACCCCAACTGTGCTGAGTGATAAACAAATCAACCTGGATTTATCTGTGGATGTCAGTGAAATCGCCAGTACCAGCACCTTTACCTATAACCTGTCAGGTACCGACACTGTCTTTTATATTCCGCCAATTACCCGCCGGAGTGCGTCATCAACGGTTGAATTAGCAGACGGTCAAACCATCGGCATTGCCGGGCTGCTGAGTGAAAATGTCCGGGACTCTATCCGCAAACTACCGGGATTTGGTGACATTCCGATCCTTGGGCAACTCTTC harbors:
- a CDS encoding type II and III secretion system protein family protein → MSMVSGKVLSIPHHKSAYVSLAGKASRVSLGDPEVLDIVMLKSNELFLIGKKLGTTNLMVWDRRGRLIDSIDIEVIHDLNSLKSKLYEFLPDEEIKVHSAKDRLILSGQISSQARMMQALRIAETYAAAQSVEQSAAGGVKALKASSEKKDDNPVVNLMTIGGAQQVMLEVSVAEVQRSLVRRFDSNFHFFETNGKFAWGGTAAGGIIDDITGGIGPIFNSPSIDETGLLSTFIDGDTLFTLALDIAKENGVAKVLAEPNLTALSGSKARFLAGGEFPIPVPDDDGITIEYKEYGVILSFTPTVLSDKQINLDLSVDVSEIASTSTFTYNLSGTDTVFYIPPITRRSASSTVELADGQTIGIAGLLSENVRDSIRKLPGFGDIPILGQLFRSQEYISGETELVILVTPRLAKPIDRSKVTLPTDTFVEPNDLEYYLLGQGASLSRPPGSKPAIRVQRASHIGTRTGGSEGAFGHEM